One segment of Danio aesculapii chromosome 3, fDanAes4.1, whole genome shotgun sequence DNA contains the following:
- the gprc5ba gene encoding G protein-coupled receptor, class C, group 5, member Ba has translation MLSSIKMCSVHVLVLLLAGLDVCCSEQERPAVPLGCALGPPPPYTLLCDLDAVWGVAVEVLAAAGVLSALLLLMVLLCRLHSVSEAPKRSGIGLIMLMLTGVIGLFGLSFAYLIKFSESICIIRRALWGLLFSLCFACMLAQSLRLRRLANESRSPGGCALIGLALGLTAVQGIIAAEWLLLTVLREGHPACQFQPLDFTLACVYVLALLLAALVTAALALCGKTRQWHCSVVWLLVSCVLSVLLWVAWIGFYVYGNRMLDKSPDWDDPALAVALVAQGWLLLLCHAAPEAHACLRAPPQPSAPDYFDTSQNSSRMREASLDEDIPMSHRQFVDNQRYAFDENAAGLGGGGHHNGSGGARPSAPFRSNVYQPTEMTMILNGGAVPSAPPTYTGRQLW, from the exons ATGTGCTCTGTCCATGTGTTGGTCCTTCTGTTGGCGGGTCTGGATGTCTGCTGCAGTGAGCAGGAGCGTCCCGCGGTGCCGCTGGGCTGTGCTCTGGGCCCGCCGCCACCCTACACGCTGCTGTGTGACCTGGATGCGGTGTGGGGCGTAGCGGTGGAGGTGCTAGCGGCCGCTGGCGTGTTATCTGCTCTGCTACTGCTGATGGTGTTACTCTGCCGGCTCCACTCCGTAAGCGAGGCTCCGAAGCGCAGCGGCATCGGCCTgataatgctaatgctaaccgGCGTCATCGGCCTGTTCGGACTGAGCTTCGCGTATCTGATCAAGTTCAGCGAGAGCATCTGCATCATCCGCCGCGCCCTCTGGGGGCTGCTCTTCTCTCTGTGCTTCGCCTGCATGCTGGCGCAGAGTCTACGGCTGCGCAGGCTGGCTAATGAGTCTCGTAGCCCCGGCGGATGTGCACTGATCGGACTAGCGCTAGGGTTGACGGCGGTGCAGGGGATCATCGCTGCAGAATGGCTCCTGCTGACCGTGCTAAGGGAGGGTCACCCTGCATGCCAGTTTCAGCCGCTGGACTTTACGTTagcatgtgtgtatgtgctaGCACTGCTGCTAGCGGCGCTAGTGACGGCAGCGTTAGCGCTGTGCGGGAAGACGCGGCAGTGGCACTGTAGTGTGGTGTGGCTGCTGGTGTCCTGTGTTCTGTCGGTCCTGCTGTGGGTGGCCTGGATCGGTTTCTACGTCTATGGGAACAGGATGCTGGATAAATCTCCGGATTGGGACGACCCAGCGTTAGCGGTAGCGCTCGTAGCTCAGGGCTGGCTGCTACTGCTGTGCCACGCGGCTCCAGAAGCACACGCCTGTCTCCGCGCTCCTCCGCAGCCGTCAGCGCCCGATTACTTCGACACGTCCCAGAATTCCTCACGCATGAGGGAGGCCAGCCTGGACGAGGACATCCCAATGTCCCACCGGCAGTTCGTGGACAACCAGAGATACGCCTTCGACGAAAAcgctgcag GTTTGGGCGGTGGTGGTCATCATAACGGCAGCGGCGGAGCCAGACCCAGCGCCCCCTTCAGGAGTAACGTCTACCAGCCCACCGAGATGACCATGATCCTCAACGGAGGAGCC